In Sphingobacterium sp. R2, the genomic stretch AATTTGAGATCCTTTGCTGTTTCATAAATAATACCGTTGGCCAAAACTCCTGACATATAAAGAAACAACGTAAATAATGTGATAAATAAACCGCCCAATGTCATCAGCAGTTTTCCCCAGGATGAGTCAAAAAAAGCAGCATCTATTCCGAGGAAGTTGAATGACAGTAACCCCATGATAACCAATGGTACAATAGAAATCATCATCACAGCCATTTGGAAAATAAAATTTACGATATAGGTAGCAATACCATACTGAATCAATTTTTTGCTTAGCATTACATAGGCATCTGTAAAACAACTTCCGAGATCCGAATAGCCTTCGCGATAGAATAAAAATGAGCAAAACAACCAAATACCAACCATGGACGCCAATATTCCGATAGCAAAACTTCCGACAAAAGGGATAAATGCACAAATCGCAGCTACGATGGCCAAGGGAATAAAGACGACAATTAACGCCAAGACCATGGCAATCAAAAACATAAAGTATTTCCCAAGGTTTGATCTAAAATTCTTCAGTACGTCCACACCCGAAAATGCTATACTCTTGCGCTCCTTAAGCAGTACAAAATATTCGATAGAAATACCGTAAACGTACAGTCCCAAGGCGATCAGCGCCACAATAAGTAAACCGGCCCAAGTAAGAGCATCGATGTCTTCAAAAGAATCACTATTAGCAGAGAACGTAATTTTTGTAGACAGAAAATAATAAACCAAGGCAATCCCGGCTAGCGGAACAGCAGATAAACCAAAAATAGTAGATACAAAATGCCTATAGATCAATTTAAAAAGATCTATAAAACTTTGCACAAAGTCCCCTACCTTCCGTTCTTTTTGAAATTCAAAGTCTATTTCCATCGAAATCGTTTTGCTAGTCGATACGGATTAATAACATAAAAATAAAGAACGGCTATTGAGGATAAAATGATGATCAATAAACATAACCAAATTGACACATTATAATATCTTGTTACAAAGCCTTCCAATGTACCGGCAATAATAAAAAAAG encodes the following:
- a CDS encoding ABC transporter permease codes for the protein MEIDFEFQKERKVGDFVQSFIDLFKLIYRHFVSTIFGLSAVPLAGIALVYYFLSTKITFSANSDSFEDIDALTWAGLLIVALIALGLYVYGISIEYFVLLKERKSIAFSGVDVLKNFRSNLGKYFMFLIAMVLALIVVFIPLAIVAAICAFIPFVGSFAIGILASMVGIWLFCSFLFYREGYSDLGSCFTDAYVMLSKKLIQYGIATYIVNFIFQMAVMMISIVPLVIMGLLSFNFLGIDAAFFDSSWGKLLMTLGGLFITLFTLFLYMSGVLANGIIYETAKDLKFGERIYGMIEEIGGKSE